The Acetomicrobium flavidum genome window below encodes:
- a CDS encoding vitamin B12-dependent ribonucleotide reductase codes for MPEKVKPSFSENATRVLERRYLLKDEKGSPTETPEEMLWRVARAVAKAEERFDDEQSPEYWAERFYEVMAQLDFLPNSPTLMNAGTPAGQLSACFVLPIGDSMEEIFDALKYTALVHKSGGGTGFNFSTLRPYGDIVRSTKGVASGPVSFMELFDHTTDVVKQGGMRRGANMGILNADHPDVIRFIKAKIEEGKLKNFNISIGATHKFMHAVLNDEDWQLLNPRTGEVVESIKARYLFDLICEMAWRTGDPGMVFLDRIDELNPTPNLGHITATNPCGEQPLLPFESCNLGSINLSNMVSPKREIDWDKLEETVRVAVRFLDDVIEVNHFPIKEIAEMTKATRKIGLGVMGWADVLFKVRIPYDSEEALQLARKVMSFINKIGYEESSNLARIRGPFPAWKGSKWEESGVLMRNATVTTIAPTGTISLVADASSGIEPAFALAYRRKAFEGTANLDYVNEILLDALKEEGLYTEALIEEILGKGSLKDINLPEGLKKVFVTAHEIAPEWHVKMQAAFQEFTDNAVSKTINLPHEASVEDVKKAFLSAYELGCKGITVFRDRCKEDQVLYVGTKPQRDVIGQGYVKPKKRPPLLSGRTVKIGTSYGNLYLTLNFIDGQPFEVFATLGKSGKDTQAHTEALGRLISLALRSGIPVDEIIKQLKGIGGSTPFLEGNALILSLPDAIAKGLEMALGKAIEIKDGGDMCPVCGAPLVHVEGCERCTSCDYSKCD; via the coding sequence ATGCCTGAAAAAGTGAAGCCCTCCTTTTCTGAAAACGCGACAAGGGTGTTAGAGCGCAGATATTTGTTGAAAGACGAAAAGGGAAGCCCCACAGAGACGCCGGAGGAGATGCTGTGGCGCGTTGCTCGAGCTGTTGCCAAGGCGGAAGAGCGCTTTGATGACGAGCAATCGCCTGAATATTGGGCGGAGAGGTTTTATGAAGTCATGGCGCAGCTCGACTTTTTGCCCAACTCTCCCACGCTGATGAATGCAGGCACACCTGCAGGGCAGCTTTCGGCGTGCTTTGTACTGCCCATTGGCGACAGCATGGAGGAGATATTCGATGCCCTCAAATATACTGCCCTGGTACATAAATCCGGTGGCGGTACGGGATTTAACTTTTCCACGCTTCGTCCATACGGCGATATAGTGAGGAGCACCAAGGGCGTGGCTTCCGGTCCGGTATCCTTTATGGAGCTTTTTGATCACACGACTGATGTGGTTAAACAGGGCGGCATGAGGCGCGGGGCCAACATGGGAATACTTAATGCCGACCATCCCGATGTAATCAGGTTTATCAAGGCAAAGATAGAAGAAGGAAAGCTGAAGAACTTCAACATCTCCATCGGTGCAACTCATAAATTCATGCATGCCGTTTTAAACGATGAAGATTGGCAACTGCTGAACCCGCGGACTGGGGAGGTTGTCGAGAGCATTAAGGCAAGATATTTGTTCGATTTGATTTGCGAGATGGCCTGGAGGACAGGCGACCCCGGAATGGTGTTCTTAGATAGGATAGATGAGCTAAATCCTACCCCTAACCTGGGGCATATCACTGCCACAAATCCCTGCGGCGAACAGCCGCTTTTACCTTTTGAGTCCTGCAACCTGGGAAGCATTAATTTATCTAACATGGTTTCGCCCAAAAGAGAAATCGATTGGGATAAGTTGGAAGAGACGGTTCGTGTAGCCGTGCGTTTCCTTGATGATGTAATCGAAGTAAATCACTTTCCCATAAAAGAAATTGCAGAGATGACCAAGGCCACAAGAAAGATAGGCTTGGGCGTGATGGGATGGGCCGACGTGTTATTTAAGGTCCGCATACCATACGACAGCGAGGAGGCGTTGCAACTTGCTCGCAAAGTAATGTCCTTTATAAATAAGATAGGATATGAGGAAAGTTCTAATCTCGCAAGGATTAGGGGGCCATTCCCCGCATGGAAGGGAAGCAAATGGGAAGAAAGCGGAGTTTTGATGAGAAATGCCACAGTTACGACAATCGCACCGACGGGGACGATTTCTCTCGTCGCCGATGCCTCTAGCGGTATAGAGCCAGCCTTTGCCCTGGCCTACAGGCGAAAGGCCTTTGAAGGAACTGCCAATCTGGATTATGTAAACGAAATTTTGCTCGATGCCTTGAAAGAAGAGGGGTTGTATACAGAAGCGTTGATCGAGGAAATCTTGGGCAAGGGATCCCTCAAGGACATAAATCTTCCCGAAGGCCTTAAAAAGGTCTTCGTTACGGCACATGAAATAGCACCCGAATGGCACGTGAAGATGCAGGCGGCTTTTCAGGAGTTCACCGATAATGCCGTCAGCAAGACCATCAATTTGCCCCATGAAGCGTCTGTGGAGGACGTAAAAAAGGCCTTTTTGTCCGCCTATGAGCTTGGGTGCAAGGGTATAACTGTATTCAGAGACCGATGCAAGGAAGATCAGGTGCTCTATGTGGGTACCAAGCCACAAAGGGACGTTATCGGACAGGGATATGTCAAGCCGAAAAAGCGTCCCCCCTTGCTTTCGGGCAGGACGGTTAAAATCGGAACAAGCTACGGAAACCTTTATCTCACATTGAACTTCATAGACGGACAACCCTTTGAGGTCTTTGCCACTTTAGGGAAGTCCGGCAAGGATACGCAAGCACACACGGAAGCCCTGGGGCGATTGATATCTTTAGCTTTGCGAAGCGGTATTCCAGTAGATGAAATAATAAAACAACTCAAGGGTATAGGGGGTAGCACGCCTTTCCTCGAGGGAAATGCCTTGATCTTAAGTTTGCCCGATGCGATAGCAAAGGGATTGGAAATGGCTTTAGGCAAGGCGATAGAAATAAAAGATGGAGGAGATATGTGTCCAGTTTGCGGAGCCCCCTTGGTTCACGTCGAGGGATGCGAGCGGTGCACGAGTTGCGATTACAGCAAATGCGATTAG
- a CDS encoding HAD family hydrolase, with translation MEIDAILFDFDMTLVDTSHAIAYAMNRFAEMMGLRKVSYEEVLATIGIPMDKSLSLLWKDAKPEWLEIYSQKCRPLEYERMKLFPGVSETLKALRDRGLKLGITSNRRSAKKAVTHLGLDGYFDVILGLEDVNTPKPDPKIILKAIRILGVDKDRVVYVGDTVIDMQTAKNAEVCGIGVTTGLYDEKSLIEAGASLVLPGVSRILDLCIPGKVMEKCLKK, from the coding sequence ATGGAAATTGATGCGATTTTATTCGACTTTGACATGACATTGGTCGATACGAGCCATGCAATAGCTTATGCCATGAACCGGTTTGCCGAGATGATGGGGTTGCGGAAGGTCAGCTACGAAGAAGTGCTGGCCACGATAGGCATTCCCATGGACAAATCTCTTTCCCTGCTATGGAAGGATGCAAAGCCGGAGTGGCTGGAAATATATTCGCAAAAATGCAGACCTCTGGAATATGAACGAATGAAGCTCTTTCCGGGGGTATCCGAGACGTTGAAGGCCTTGAGGGATAGGGGGCTTAAATTGGGTATAACCTCAAACAGGAGAAGCGCAAAAAAGGCCGTAACCCATCTGGGGTTGGATGGGTATTTCGACGTTATCCTGGGCCTTGAGGACGTAAACACCCCTAAGCCCGATCCGAAGATCATTTTAAAGGCGATTAGAATTTTGGGGGTCGACAAAGATCGGGTCGTTTACGTTGGAGATACCGTCATCGATATGCAGACGGCAAAAAATGCCGAAGTGTGCGGCATAGGAGTTACCACGGGGCTTTACGACGAAAAAAGCTTGATCGAAGCCGGAGCTTCTCTGGTGTTGCCAGGGGTAAGCAGGATTCTTGACTTATGCATCCCGGGAAAGGTGATGGAGAAATGCCTGAAAAAGTGA
- a CDS encoding 2-hydroxyacid dehydrogenase encodes MRVLFSNRNFERLREIIEPLFMGHEIKYANISEDVSLLEWADVLVRGTEPFTAEMLSFAPNLKMVCQWGVGVEGIDIEACSAKGVFVCNVPSSNTGNAEGVAEVAILHMLLLAKGYNKSQENLKKGKVFSPRGLTLWRKRVCIVGLGNVGVTLASRLKPFGVTLVGVNRSWKDKFDALKLDQFFTLDDVNAAVKGCRFVVLTLALTPQTEGLIGHEFFKNMDKDAFLVNVARANIVQREALESALREGHIAGCGLDVLWKEPPDPDDPILNMPNVYITPHIGGTNDEALRGIPAFIADNVNRISEGKLPLSCINVTSIGKAE; translated from the coding sequence ATGAGGGTGTTGTTTTCCAACAGGAATTTCGAGCGATTGAGGGAGATAATAGAGCCGCTGTTTATGGGCCACGAGATCAAATATGCAAATATATCGGAAGACGTTTCGTTGCTTGAGTGGGCTGATGTATTGGTTAGGGGAACAGAACCCTTCACTGCCGAGATGCTAAGTTTTGCTCCCAATTTGAAGATGGTCTGTCAATGGGGAGTGGGCGTGGAGGGCATAGATATAGAAGCTTGTTCAGCAAAGGGCGTTTTTGTCTGCAACGTCCCCTCTAGCAATACGGGAAATGCCGAGGGAGTCGCCGAGGTGGCCATTTTGCACATGCTGCTTTTAGCTAAAGGTTACAATAAGTCGCAGGAGAATCTAAAAAAGGGCAAGGTGTTCTCTCCTAGGGGTTTAACTTTATGGCGAAAGCGCGTCTGCATAGTTGGGTTGGGCAATGTCGGAGTTACGCTTGCAAGCAGGCTAAAGCCCTTTGGCGTAACGTTGGTTGGGGTCAACAGGTCGTGGAAGGACAAGTTTGATGCGCTAAAGTTAGACCAATTTTTTACATTGGACGATGTAAACGCCGCCGTTAAGGGATGCAGGTTCGTAGTGCTCACTTTGGCTCTTACTCCTCAAACCGAGGGATTGATCGGACACGAGTTCTTCAAAAACATGGACAAAGATGCCTTTTTGGTGAACGTGGCCCGGGCTAACATAGTACAAAGGGAGGCCTTGGAAAGCGCTTTGAGGGAAGGCCATATTGCCGGATGTGGGCTGGATGTCCTCTGGAAAGAGCCTCCCGATCCCGATGACCCCATTCTTAACATGCCAAATGTTTACATTACCCCTCACATTGGCGGCACTAACGACGAAGCGTTGAGGGGAATACCTGCCTTCATAGCGGACAACGTGAACAGGATCTCAGAGGGCAAATTGCCCCTGTCTTGTATTAATGTAACTTCAATCGGGAAGGCTGAATGA
- the queD gene encoding 6-carboxytetrahydropterin synthase QueD, whose translation MILKREFSFDAAHYLPDYHGKCERLHGHTYRAAIFVEGVPDEEGMVMDFVELKELIRDKLLSKLDHSCLNDIIKRPSAEYIALWIWNEMMSVIDDGRRSLKYVQVWESPDSSILIDRGDFEKFSDRLEVARG comes from the coding sequence TTGATTTTGAAGCGCGAGTTTAGCTTTGATGCTGCTCACTATTTGCCGGATTATCACGGCAAATGCGAGAGATTACATGGGCATACATACAGGGCTGCTATCTTTGTAGAGGGCGTTCCCGATGAAGAAGGCATGGTGATGGATTTCGTGGAATTAAAGGAGCTAATCCGAGATAAGCTTTTATCTAAGCTGGATCACTCCTGCCTTAACGACATAATAAAACGTCCTTCGGCGGAATATATAGCCCTCTGGATATGGAATGAGATGATGTCGGTTATAGACGATGGCAGGCGTTCTTTGAAATACGTTCAGGTGTGGGAAAGTCCGGATAGCTCGATCCTCATAGACAGAGGTGATTTTGAGAAGTTTTCCGATCGTTTGGAGGTTGCACGGGGATGA
- a CDS encoding DUF72 domain-containing protein gives MDVDFRIGTCSWADKSLLASNWYPQGCRGGRDRLRYYSTFFDTVEADSLFYALPSPSVIYSWVASTPPNFLFNAKAFALFTNHAVSAESLPSWCKSNLSGMTSQGARRRVTLKDLDRKSRGRLFEEYKFLISILKSTQRLGYVLFQFSPSTRFDERWLTYMKRLRQLLPSYPIAIEVRHISWFDDDAKGKFLGLLEDENMAYVAVDEPRLRWTVPMNWHLTASWGTVVRFHGRNAEGWRKGSSIHEKYRYKYNVDELNWWKDRALSMQLPKKVFMMFNNCYKDYAVQNAMMMKKLLGLNKDDVPLQMSLIDGLKKPEEGKGEEKGEFN, from the coding sequence ATGGATGTAGATTTTCGCATAGGAACATGTTCCTGGGCTGACAAGTCCCTTTTAGCAAGCAACTGGTATCCTCAAGGATGTCGCGGCGGTAGGGACAGATTGCGATACTACTCCACCTTTTTTGACACTGTTGAGGCGGACAGCTTATTTTATGCCCTGCCGAGCCCATCGGTAATTTATTCCTGGGTAGCATCCACGCCTCCTAACTTTCTGTTCAATGCTAAGGCGTTCGCTCTTTTTACCAATCACGCCGTTTCGGCAGAAAGTCTGCCGTCATGGTGCAAGAGTAATTTAAGCGGAATGACGTCTCAAGGGGCAAGGAGACGTGTCACGTTGAAAGACCTGGACAGGAAGTCACGAGGACGGCTGTTTGAGGAATACAAATTTTTGATCTCCATATTGAAGTCGACCCAAAGGCTTGGCTACGTCCTGTTTCAATTTTCTCCGAGCACAAGGTTCGACGAAAGGTGGCTGACCTACATGAAAAGGTTGCGCCAGCTGCTCCCGTCCTATCCAATTGCGATAGAGGTGAGGCATATCTCTTGGTTCGATGACGACGCAAAAGGCAAATTTCTAGGGTTGCTTGAGGACGAAAATATGGCCTATGTGGCCGTCGATGAACCTCGCCTCCGTTGGACCGTGCCAATGAATTGGCATTTGACTGCATCATGGGGGACCGTGGTCAGGTTTCATGGCAGAAATGCCGAGGGCTGGAGGAAGGGGTCTTCGATTCATGAGAAGTACAGGTATAAGTATAACGTGGATGAACTGAATTGGTGGAAAGATCGCGCGTTGAGCATGCAATTGCCGAAAAAGGTATTCATGATGTTCAATAACTGCTACAAAGATTATGCCGTTCAAAATGCGATGATGATGAAAAAACTGCTTGGATTAAATAAGGATGACGTCCCCTTGCAGATGAGCTTGATTGATGGCCTTAAAAAGCCCGAAGAGGGCAAAGGGGAGGAGAAGGGGGAATTTAATTGA
- the dnaB gene encoding replicative DNA helicase yields the protein MKVLEQGIDRIMPHNLDAERAVLGSCLLDKDAAIYVIETLRKDDFYDAIHQLAYDIISEMVQKDKAVDPLTFIEEAKKRGLFDKLGGQSFVASLIDAVPTTANVEYHARIVRDKSVHRKMIQVGTYITKLGYAEEAEIEEVLDEAERAVFDVATRGNLVVFKALGEVLKSSFKELEDRFFGGSVVTGLPTGYIDLDRITGGLQGGSLIILAARPSMGKTALALNIAQYVAIKQETPVLIFSLEMSAEQLSHRLLASEAKVNIHDMRTGALPRGTWDILANAAGMLSEAPIYIDDSSFLSTLDLRARARRFKAQHPKLGLIIVDYLQLMNLSRRVENKQQEVAEISRALKGVARELNVPVIALSQLSRAVEQRQDKKPQLADLRDSGAIEQDADLVIFLYRKGYYEPDKEDGQDVADLIIAKHRNGPTGTVQLLFVKEYTRFENFASWTLSK from the coding sequence ATGAAGGTATTGGAGCAGGGAATTGACAGGATAATGCCGCATAATCTAGATGCCGAGAGGGCAGTCTTGGGGTCCTGTTTGCTTGACAAGGACGCTGCCATTTACGTGATCGAGACATTGCGGAAAGACGATTTTTATGATGCCATACATCAGTTGGCGTATGATATCATCTCTGAGATGGTTCAAAAAGACAAAGCGGTCGATCCTCTTACCTTTATTGAGGAGGCAAAAAAACGAGGCCTTTTCGATAAGCTGGGGGGACAGTCCTTTGTAGCTTCGTTGATAGATGCGGTCCCAACCACTGCTAATGTGGAGTATCATGCGCGAATAGTTAGGGACAAGTCTGTACATAGGAAGATGATTCAGGTCGGGACCTACATCACGAAGTTGGGGTATGCCGAAGAAGCGGAAATAGAAGAGGTGCTTGACGAAGCCGAAAGGGCAGTCTTTGATGTTGCAACTCGCGGGAATTTAGTGGTTTTTAAGGCATTGGGAGAAGTATTGAAATCTTCCTTTAAAGAATTGGAAGATAGGTTTTTTGGGGGCAGCGTCGTAACCGGCCTTCCTACGGGCTATATAGATCTCGATCGCATCACTGGCGGCTTGCAGGGCGGATCCCTGATTATTTTGGCGGCTCGCCCTTCAATGGGAAAGACGGCACTGGCTTTGAACATAGCTCAATATGTCGCAATAAAGCAAGAAACACCCGTGCTGATATTTAGCCTTGAAATGAGCGCAGAGCAGCTGTCGCATAGGCTTTTGGCTTCGGAGGCCAAGGTTAACATCCACGATATGCGAACAGGCGCTTTGCCAAGGGGGACATGGGATATCCTGGCAAATGCCGCCGGCATGCTGTCTGAAGCTCCCATCTATATCGACGACAGCTCCTTTTTGTCCACGCTGGACCTTCGTGCTAGGGCCAGGAGGTTTAAGGCACAACACCCAAAGCTGGGTTTGATAATAGTCGACTACCTCCAATTGATGAACTTGTCTAGAAGGGTAGAGAACAAGCAGCAGGAAGTGGCCGAGATATCGAGGGCTCTAAAGGGAGTGGCAAGGGAATTGAACGTGCCCGTTATCGCCCTTTCGCAGCTGTCTCGTGCCGTAGAGCAGAGACAGGACAAAAAACCTCAACTTGCAGACTTGAGGGACAGCGGCGCCATTGAGCAAGACGCAGATTTGGTTATCTTTCTTTACAGAAAGGGTTATTACGAACCCGATAAGGAAGACGGCCAAGACGTGGCCGACCTAATAATAGCAAAGCACAGAAACGGTCCCACAGGTACCGTTCAGTTGCTCTTTGTCAAGGAATATACGCGATTTGAGAATTTTGCCTCCTGGACCTTATCTAAATAG
- the rplI gene encoding 50S ribosomal protein L9 — MQVILKQDVEKLGKRGDIVKVSDGYARNYLIPRGLAEEATPDKIKALEEIKRTEEKRAKKMELEAREKAKLLQGKQVVVHVSAGEKGKLFGSVTNAHVSEAISKQLGVEIDKKLIKLEEPIKELGVYPLKIKLHPSVEVGMTLKVEA, encoded by the coding sequence TTGCAGGTTATCTTAAAGCAGGATGTCGAAAAGTTAGGAAAAAGGGGAGATATCGTTAAAGTCTCGGACGGCTACGCAAGGAATTACCTGATACCCAGGGGTTTGGCGGAAGAGGCTACGCCGGACAAGATCAAGGCACTGGAGGAGATCAAAAGGACAGAAGAGAAACGAGCGAAGAAGATGGAGCTGGAAGCTCGCGAAAAGGCCAAACTGCTGCAGGGTAAGCAAGTGGTAGTGCATGTCAGTGCCGGGGAGAAGGGAAAGCTCTTTGGAAGTGTGACCAACGCACATGTTAGCGAAGCTATATCAAAACAGCTGGGCGTTGAGATAGATAAAAAGCTGATAAAACTTGAAGAGCCCATTAAGGAATTAGGGGTTTATCCCTTAAAGATAAAGCTGCACCCAAGTGTTGAGGTGGGAATGACCTTAAAAGTGGAGGCATGA
- a CDS encoding YybS family protein, with protein sequence MRDTKALVESSLLVALSVVLFLASHFLPVVGVLLSLFCPVPLVILGLKVPLKNAFMGTFVAFVLVTLFMGVLGGVLFVFGFALMGVMLGFFGHRFDKVSEILFYGFLVSLFSKLILMALVKLITGVNPFAIDPKAIMEAFNEAEALFSGSSKAFFETMRMQVEAMSKVMVYILPAILIAASFLDCVISYLISQKVAGRFKITSLPKVPPFGEWRFPKSTLFAFFIAFVLSFFDHSGNNIGVLYMLALNLKVISIMIFMVQGMATVWYILSKMSKQKIKPWVGVVVVAAVMFIPVLSVAVIMLGFADILIDLRAKIGR encoded by the coding sequence ATGAGAGACACCAAAGCATTGGTAGAATCGTCCCTATTGGTTGCCCTATCTGTCGTCTTATTCCTGGCAAGCCATTTTTTGCCAGTCGTTGGGGTTTTGTTATCGCTTTTTTGCCCTGTGCCATTGGTGATCTTGGGCCTTAAAGTCCCGCTTAAGAACGCTTTTATGGGCACTTTCGTGGCATTTGTCCTTGTCACGCTTTTCATGGGCGTGCTAGGCGGGGTATTGTTTGTCTTCGGGTTTGCCTTGATGGGTGTAATGTTGGGCTTTTTCGGACATCGATTCGATAAGGTCTCGGAGATATTGTTTTACGGTTTCTTAGTTTCCTTGTTCAGCAAGTTGATCTTAATGGCATTGGTAAAGCTCATTACTGGCGTTAACCCCTTTGCGATTGACCCTAAAGCCATAATGGAAGCATTCAATGAAGCAGAAGCCCTGTTTTCCGGCAGCAGTAAGGCTTTCTTTGAAACGATGCGAATGCAGGTTGAGGCCATGAGCAAGGTGATGGTTTACATCCTTCCGGCCATCCTGATAGCAGCTTCGTTTTTAGATTGCGTGATAAGTTATTTGATAAGTCAAAAGGTAGCCGGGAGGTTTAAGATTACCTCATTGCCGAAGGTGCCGCCCTTCGGTGAATGGCGTTTCCCCAAGAGCACCCTCTTTGCCTTTTTCATCGCCTTCGTTCTTTCCTTTTTCGACCACAGCGGTAATAATATTGGTGTGCTATATATGCTTGCCTTGAACTTGAAGGTCATTTCGATAATGATCTTTATGGTTCAGGGAATGGCAACGGTTTGGTACATATTATCAAAGATGTCTAAGCAGAAGATAAAACCATGGGTTGGAGTTGTTGTTGTTGCGGCTGTGATGTTTATCCCGGTTTTGTCGGTAGCGGTGATAATGTTAGGTTTCGCGGATATACTAATAGATCTGCGTGCAAAAATTGGGAGGTGA
- the rpsR gene encoding 30S ribosomal protein S18, with protein sequence MAEFKRRKRRPKVCTFCANKVEHVDYKNVEQLKKFLTERGKILPHRVTGNCAKHQRQLARAIKRARFMALLPFTVE encoded by the coding sequence ATGGCGGAATTTAAGCGTCGTAAACGTCGCCCAAAGGTGTGTACCTTTTGTGCGAATAAAGTAGAGCATGTTGATTACAAAAACGTCGAGCAGCTTAAGAAGTTTTTGACCGAAAGGGGAAAGATACTGCCTCATAGGGTGACGGGAAATTGTGCCAAACACCAAAGGCAGCTTGCCAGGGCCATCAAGCGGGCTAGGTTTATGGCCCTGCTTCCTTTCACGGTAGAATAG
- a CDS encoding single-stranded DNA-binding protein, with the protein MARGYNRIILMGNLARDPEIRYTASKQAVARLTVAVGRSWKDHEGNQQDHTDFIPVVVWGNQAENCEKYLRKGRPVLVEGRLQVRNYQTQSGEKRWVTEVVAQSVVFLGSGSRESQDLDYGGFKEPASSIGSLRDEFPEEFPTDISDVNDEGEEADIPF; encoded by the coding sequence ATGGCACGCGGTTATAACAGGATAATTTTGATGGGCAACCTCGCTCGTGATCCTGAGATTAGATATACTGCCTCCAAACAGGCTGTGGCAAGGCTCACGGTGGCTGTTGGCCGCAGCTGGAAGGATCACGAGGGCAACCAGCAGGATCATACGGATTTTATCCCTGTGGTGGTATGGGGCAACCAGGCCGAAAATTGCGAGAAATATCTGCGTAAGGGCCGTCCCGTGCTGGTTGAGGGACGTCTTCAGGTCAGAAATTACCAAACCCAGAGCGGAGAGAAGCGCTGGGTGACCGAGGTGGTAGCCCAAAGCGTAGTGTTCTTGGGCAGCGGTTCCCGCGAATCACAGGATTTGGATTACGGTGGATTTAAGGAACCTGCTTCTAGCATAGGGAGCCTGAGGGATGAGTTTCCGGAAGAATTTCCGACCGATATATCCGATGTAAATGACGAAGGAGAAGAGGCCGACATCCCATTTTAG
- the rpsF gene encoding 30S ribosomal protein S6, whose amino-acid sequence MRPYELMVLIHPDTEEVKAQVDEISEVIKGLGGEFLKADIWGKRRLAYPVNKQIEGYYALLDFNLEPSKISEIDRLLKLRDRVLRHLIVRLDEE is encoded by the coding sequence ATGCGACCTTACGAATTGATGGTGCTAATCCATCCCGATACGGAGGAAGTCAAAGCTCAAGTCGATGAGATATCGGAAGTGATCAAGGGCTTAGGGGGGGAATTTTTAAAGGCGGACATATGGGGCAAGAGGAGATTGGCTTACCCCGTAAACAAGCAGATCGAAGGCTATTATGCCTTGCTCGACTTTAACCTTGAGCCCTCCAAGATAAGTGAGATCGATCGACTGTTGAAGCTGCGCGATCGGGTTTTGAGGCATCTGATAGTGCGCCTCGATGAGGAATAG
- a CDS encoding septum formation initiator family protein encodes MFRLRWIAVTLFSLMIFLILLNGYTRELKKLNELSRCIDERVQTLVRLRLDIYDKNEKIAYYSTPEGIARLARQEFNLVLPGERIYILKYFEPEEDGKDNPLN; translated from the coding sequence ATGTTTAGGCTTAGGTGGATTGCGGTAACGCTTTTTTCGTTGATGATTTTTTTGATACTGCTTAACGGCTATACCCGTGAGCTTAAAAAGCTCAATGAGCTGTCCCGTTGTATTGACGAGCGGGTTCAGACTTTGGTCCGCTTGAGGTTGGACATATATGATAAGAACGAAAAGATTGCCTACTATAGCACGCCCGAGGGTATAGCCAGGCTGGCACGTCAGGAATTCAACCTTGTCCTTCCGGGTGAGAGGATATACATTTTAAAATATTTCGAACCAGAGGAAGACGGAAAGGACAATCCGCTCAATTGA